The DNA region CCAATCCCGCCAAAGCTCGATAAACCACCGGAAAATCGACGTCAACACCCGCTTCGATCAATTGTGTGGAAACCAGCCGACAAACGTGGCGAGCTTTTAACTGATTATCAACTGCTGCAATTCGCTCGATCCGATGGGCCGGACACATGAGCGCCGAAAGATGAAAGCGTCCCTCGGGCTGAAGAAGCTCGCAAAGCTGTCGAGCATCTTTGCGCAGATGAACGATTGTTAAAGCTTGCTGATGCGTGGCCATTTCGGCCGCAATATCTTCATAAGGAGTTGGCCGTTCTATTCGCCACTCGACCGCAACCCGCCGTGCCGCTGGGCTGGAAAACAATTTGCCAGCGTCCTTAATAATCGGCGTTACATTCTTCAAGCCGACGGCAAATGATGATCTCGCTTCAAGAGCTGGCGGCGTAGCTGTGCTAAGCACGATCGAACAACCATAATGCCGGACGAGTTGCTTTAATGCATGTAGGATCGGCAAGAGCAATCGCGGAGGCAGCGTTTGCACTTCGTCCAAGATAATGACACTCCTCGCGATTCGATGTAGTTTGCGACAACGCGAAGGATGGTTGCTAAACTGTGATTCGAAGAACTGAACGGTCGTGGTGACGACAACAGGTGCATCCCAGTTTTCCGCCGCTGTTTGCCGCAGCAGTTCTTGCTCAGAATGCTCCTCGGCCCGCTTTTGTTGATCGATCGCACTGTGATGTTCCAACACGTTGCTCTTGCCCGAAAATGCCAATTCACCGAAAGCATCCTGATAACAATGCGCATTTTGCGTGATGATGCTCGTAAACGGAATTACGACGATCACGCGTTCAAGTTTATTTCGAACTGCATGTCGCAAAGCGAAGCTCATCCCGGACAAAGTTTTGCCGCCGCCGGTAGGAACCGTCAGTGAGAAGAAACCCGGACCACTAACTGCGGCCTCACGGCAAGCATCGAGCACTTCTTTCCGCAACCGATTAACAGGCGTGGAATCTGGATTGACTTTGGTTCGGTCAATGTATGTATCCAGCCGGTCACGGAGTTGCACAATAGAATCGTACTGAATCCGATCGAAAACCGCCTGACTCTTGGTAGCTGCGGCGTAAAATCGCGCTGTTTCAATGCGGTCCGCATCAACGAGCGCGGAAAATAGCATCCGCGTGAAAAACGCCCAGCACTCCATTCGCTCCGCACTGCTGTATTCCTTCAGAGCGTTCTGTAGCCAGGTAGGCACTGGCGGCAGCGGTACGTCGTAGATCGAACGGTCCACATAGGGTTCTATCTTGCGCAAAACACTGCTGTAATTTTCGACAACCGTCTTGAGCGGCAAATGCGCGCATTCCGAATTCTCGCGATTTGTCAAACCTGCATGATGCCCCGCAATGACGAACGCCAAAATCTGCCCCAAGCGTGGGTGCCGCTCATTAGCTAATGCAGCGCCGAATCCCGCGTGCGGCGCATGAATTCGCTTATCGCGCAGGCGCGCCTGAAATTCCGGCTGATACTTCCCAATATCATGCCACAATCCCGCCAACCACCCCCACTCGCCCGCCGAACACCGATTCGCGAATTCCTGGGCAAGCACGGCGACATTTCGCAGATGGACCTCCAGCGGCTCCCATTCGGTTTCAGGTCTATTCGGAAGAGAGTGCGCGAAGAAGGCCATTGCCCCGGAGCCTCAGAATGCGCCGAACAACATTGTGGAAAAGCGATCGCCTAGCGTCGCAGTCGCATCGGACTACGAATCGCGCAGAGCTAATCGCATCCCTGAACACGCACACAATACAGTTCCCGTTCGTAAAATCAAGTAGGGGGGAGCCGCCAACACAAGGATTTCACTAGCTTACCGCAGCTATTACGTTCTAAACTGCCTGAGGCCAAGAGCTTTACAATGAAAAGGCGTATTGCCAGACCTAACAAAATGCATAAAAACCCAAATTGCAAATTTTTCGCCATTGCACCGCACTTTGCCACACTGCTGGACCCCAGGAACTCGCCTTGAAATGAACGGAATTGAAAAACTTTAACGATCATGATGAATGTGAAACCGAATTCCAGAAAATAATTGTCGTAGTCTTAGATTACACCGCGAATTGCTCTTGCCGTGAGGAACGCCTCTGCAATATCACAAAATCAGACGATGTATCAGCCGCGAGAATTCATTTTGTGAAAACAGGAGTTCGAAATCAAATTGCAGTTACGGAGTTTCTCTTGGCTAATTGGTCCGTGGTTATTCAGCCCGGCAGACGGTGCAGACGCTATATCAGAACGCCCGGAGAACGAATCATCTCCATGGATTGCCGTCGGAAACCGCGAATGTCCAATGACTTGTGTCAAGCAAACGCAACCAAGGTGTAACACCGATTCTCTTCAGCGGAAAGACATAAAACCTTGATCGAGTTTTTCAAATTTGCCCTGTCGTACAAAGCTTTATGTCGCGTATAGGAGTTCGATGTCGATCAAATTGCACCGGTACTGAAACCAACGCTTTGGAGATGATTATTAGCAGTACTCAGTCTTGACTTCCATTCAGTTTTTTTGCAAATGTACCCGACCTAAATATCTCCGTCGATTGTGTCATAAAGGGTGGAAGGACTGTTAGCCTTCACCGGGCGGAGCAATCTCGTGGCTTGATTACAAACGCAAGGAGGATAGAGATGAGCGCTAGAAACGAAAACGACGCCGACAGAAAAGAAAATCGCGAAAAAGCTGAATGGCAATCACAAGTCATGGACCTTTGTTATATGACGCAACGGGATTGGAATGCAAAACGCCTACGCTACGTCCTCGCCAAAAAACGTCAACACAAAAACAAGCGTGGCCCAGCATAAAAATGTTGCTTTTTTAACACAAGACTTTGGAATAGTGCCGGCCAGTCGCTTGCTGCAGTATTCGGACATGCTGTAACAAACGAGGTCAGGGATGACCCAATCGACCATAAATTCGGATGTCAATAAGTCTATCGCAAAGGACTTCCTGACCGCGGTAATTTTGCACGCTGAATTCAGAGCAAGGCTCGCGATCGCGGCCTTGCAAGCCCTGGACATGATTCCCCCCGAAAAAACGGGGAACATGCGAATCATTGATCTTCCGAAGGCTTGTTTACTAGAACTGGCGGCGGTATTTGAATTGTTCTGGTGGGAGCGGTGCGGTATCCGTGACCACATTGCTGCAGGGCTCCCTTGCTTTGCAGATGCTCTGGAACAGCTTGCTATTCGAGCGGAAAAGGGACCTCAGGAATTTGCCGATCCGCAAGCGGTTAGCCTCTCGCACCGCGTCTTACAGTTTTGGATGATGAGGTTTTCACATAATGGCCTTGGAACTCTCGGGGCCGACATCTTCGTGCAAGGCATTGATGAGGAGCAATTCGTGCAACTGATTGCTGATTTTGCCTGGCAAAACCGGGAATGCATATCAAAACTATTCAATGGCAAGGGGGAATAAAATGGGACGGCCGAAATCTGGCCGCGGTGTGTTCTACACGCGCGATTCCGGGGGCAAAGCTGAAAGGACACCTCCGATGTACGTGAGGTGGGCCCAAGGCCTATGCCTGGAATTGGGCGTTAAGTTCCGTGGGACGGCCGAGCAAATCGAAGCGATGATCCACGATAGCCGTAGTGCCGATGGAGACATCTTTTTGGACTATGAAGTTGAAGGGGACCAACTGACCAGGCCGGCTCTGGAGGCACTGCTTCAGGAGGCGAAGAGGGATTCGAGAGTTTCGCACATTTTCATCCCCAGGCGCGATCGCCTGGCACGGCCGCACGATCCGATCGACGGCCTAAACATTGAGAAAAAATTCCGAGAGCTTGGAATTACCCTAGTGTTTACGAACAAAACACTAGCACCGTTAGCGCGCGGAGAGCGACCAAAGATCGAAGAACAACTCGTAGCTCTGATTGATTACAGTCACGCCGGTGAAGAAAACTGGACACTGGCAGACAAGATCCTTAAGGCTCAACTTTCGCTGGCCGAAGCCGGATATTCCACCGGCGGCAGACCAAGATATGGATTTGACCGGTGTCTGGTGAAAGCGGACGGCACAAGGATCAGGAAGTTGGCCGATGGAGAGCGTGTGCGACAATCCGGACACCACGTAGTGTGGTTGCCGGCCAACGATCAGCGATTTCAGATTGGCCTACGCATTCTCGACATGCTTGAGCAAATTCCCGCGTCACGCGTGGCAGCGATTTTAACCGCTGACGGGATCCCCTCTCCGGATGCTGGCAGATACCGCAAGGACAACGGCATGCGGCATTTGGTCAGCGGTGTTTGGCATGCCACCACCATTACGAACATTGCGAGAAATCCACTGTGGCTCGCATGCAAAATGTACGGTCAACGATCGATGGGCAAACTTTTGCGTTTTACTCCGGATGGGCCACGGCTCGTTTCCGAAGAAAGCGACTATCGTTTGGATGGCAAACGAAAGGTGATTCGAAATCAGTCACCCATTTCGGCAGCCGCCCACTTCGAGCCGCCTGTTAACCGTGACCGGCTCGAACGGTTGCTGGCAAAACTTGACGAGCGAGCCGGATCGCAGAAGGGCAAGCCCCGATCCCGCGATCCGAATAACAATCCGCTGGGAGCAAGAATTTTCGATATGAATTGTTCGTGGCCCATGTACCGGTCACCGAATGGCGATTCGTTCCGCTATTGCTGCGGCCAGTACATGCAGAGTCACGGACAGCGATGTGATTCTAATTATGTACTGGGCCCGGCTGCAACTCAGTTCGTACTTGGCTATATTCGGCAGCAGGTCATTTCACCTCGGATGCTTTCCAAAATTGAGAATAAACTGCGCGAACTCGCTGCTCGTGATGGTTATGCGCAGAAGCCGGCCTCGGGGACCTCAGCCCAAAAAACTGAGTTGGCTACAGTCGTCGCCAATTTGGACGCAGTCAAGCGTCTCAAGGACCTCCCGCAGGACGAGGCGCAGCGATCCACCATGGTGGCATTGGCGAAGAACTTGCAGGAACGCCACGACGCCCTTGTGGCTGAGATTGCAGCTTCAGAGGTCGAAGCCACCGCGGTCGTCGATACGGAAGCCGAGGTGAAGAAAGCGCTAATGCTGGTGTGTCAGATCGACAAATTGGCCACTGACTCTGAAAACCTCGCCGCCGTGACCAAGTTGTTTAATTTGGTGAATGCGCGGCTTTTCCTGAGATTTGTAGCGGTCCGGCCCAAGAAAAGAGTAGTCAATCGCATTTGCGGCGGTATTGTTACCTTCGGATCGGCGCCGGCACCGATAGAAATATATTGCGGGCAAACAAGCCGCAAACATATTAAGAACTCACAGACGGCTGCGGATGCCGTCGCCCCGGGAGAAAAAACCCTCCCGGGTAGTTTTCAGTCCGACGGGAAGGACGAGTCGATAGGAAATGTAAATCGGGGCGAAAGGATTTGAACCTTCGGCCTCTTGGTCCCAAACCAAGCGCTCTAGCCAGGCTGAGCTACGCCCCGCAAGATGACCATCCTAACCGGATCGTTCCGATTCAGCAATGGTTGTTATGTGATCATATGTCCACATCAGGCTAGCTTCAGTCAATAAATGACCGCCTAGGGCGTTTAGTCCCAGAAAGTTGCGAAGTTTTCAAGAAAGTCAGGCTGCGATTCTTCGCTTCTGTATGCGCTCACTGGTATAAATCGCCGCCGCTAGTAATCCAGAGCTCAATGGACAGTAGATTGCTAACCGCAAAACTATCTCATTTAAGTGAGGCGACCTTGGTGGTGGTATAACAAAGGGTGTGACGGGTTTGAAGTGCCATGTGTTAGGATCCGGTCTCCACGTGCTGTCAAATGGCAGGCTGTTTAGATCAGTCACGTGCGGCGCCAACCGAAGCCATTCCAAATCGCCCCAATCGTCCACTGGCACCCGAGCGCACAGGCCTGCAACAGAACCTATGACGGTTACGTACAGCAGCAAACAAGCCAACGAAAATTGCAGTTTCATACCCCGCATTATAGCAGAGGGCGAAGCCTTCAAGAAACTTGCCAGGAAATCCTGCCGTCTTCTCCGCGTCTCTGTGTCTCCGCGGTTAATTGCCCGCTCCGTGCCC from Pirellulales bacterium includes:
- a CDS encoding DEAD/DEAH box helicase — translated: MLDACREAAVSGPGFFSLTVPTGGGKTLSGMSFALRHAVRNKLERVIVVIPFTSIITQNAHCYQDAFGELAFSGKSNVLEHHSAIDQQKRAEEHSEQELLRQTAAENWDAPVVVTTTVQFFESQFSNHPSRCRKLHRIARSVIILDEVQTLPPRLLLPILHALKQLVRHYGCSIVLSTATPPALEARSSFAVGLKNVTPIIKDAGKLFSSPAARRVAVEWRIERPTPYEDIAAEMATHQQALTIVHLRKDARQLCELLQPEGRFHLSALMCPAHRIERIAAVDNQLKARHVCRLVSTQLIEAGVDVDFPVVYRALAGLDSLAQSAGRCDREGLRTLRAGKPAGRFIIFRAITQPPPGTLRKGVETTQKLFELQSSEPRLVGGLDLLNPDHALLYFEQFYELNHLDQNQVLREIGELNFATISEKFQMIADNGMRSIVVPWKEGRERAARYQAEPSLQTVRALQPYLVQVNKMYFDNIAGRGMIEVADNSIGLPTPLFSSDWYSDEFGLQPDPQADISPDALIL
- a CDS encoding recombinase family protein, producing the protein MYVRWAQGLCLELGVKFRGTAEQIEAMIHDSRSADGDIFLDYEVEGDQLTRPALEALLQEAKRDSRVSHIFIPRRDRLARPHDPIDGLNIEKKFRELGITLVFTNKTLAPLARGERPKIEEQLVALIDYSHAGEENWTLADKILKAQLSLAEAGYSTGGRPRYGFDRCLVKADGTRIRKLADGERVRQSGHHVVWLPANDQRFQIGLRILDMLEQIPASRVAAILTADGIPSPDAGRYRKDNGMRHLVSGVWHATTITNIARNPLWLACKMYGQRSMGKLLRFTPDGPRLVSEESDYRLDGKRKVIRNQSPISAAAHFEPPVNRDRLERLLAKLDERAGSQKGKPRSRDPNNNPLGARIFDMNCSWPMYRSPNGDSFRYCCGQYMQSHGQRCDSNYVLGPAATQFVLGYIRQQVISPRMLSKIENKLRELAARDGYAQKPASGTSAQKTELATVVANLDAVKRLKDLPQDEAQRSTMVALAKNLQERHDALVAEIAASEVEATAVVDTEAEVKKALMLVCQIDKLATDSENLAAVTKLFNLVNARLFLRFVAVRPKKRVVNRICGGIVTFGSAPAPIEIYCGQTSRKHIKNSQTAADAVAPGEKTLPGSFQSDGKDESIGNVNRGERI